From a region of the Drosophila ananassae strain 14024-0371.13 chromosome XL, ASM1763931v2, whole genome shotgun sequence genome:
- the LOC6502234 gene encoding uncharacterized protein LOC6502234 — MNALRNIFTSRTLNYLRQNGQNAILNATQQQQTDAVPLPDAEKTLKDAKRPSPLSIPRSILDACQFTAKPFDLTRSTTGAQSSGSLSPTTLKRFRRMQRRMELVYRCKLCNTRNKKTISEEAYYSGVVILQCDGCAVDHLIKDNLGLFTSSDGDSSISSGISTSKSIDQVLSDRHARVRVIKVNEHGDLI, encoded by the coding sequence ATGAACGCATTGCGCAACATCTTCACATCGCGTACCCTCAACTACCTGCGCCAGAATGGACAGAACGCGATCCTCAACGCCAcccagcaacagcagacgGATGCCGTGCCGCTGCCCGACGCCGAGAAGACGCTGAAGGATGCCAAGCGCCCCTCACCGCTCTCCATACCGCGCTCCATTCTCGACGCGTGCCAGTTCACGGCCAAGCCCTTCGACCTGACGCGCTCCACCACTGGCGCCCAGTCCAGTGGCTCCCTATCGCCCACCACACTGAAGCGATTCCGGCGAATGCAACGCCGCATGGAACTGGTGTATCGATGCAAGCTTTGCAACACTCGGAACAAGAAGACCATCAGCGAGGAGGCCTACTACAGTGGCGTGGTCATCCTGCAGTGCGACGGCTGTGCCGTGGACCATCTAATCAAGGACAATCTGGGCCTGTTCACCAGCAGCGACGGCGACAGCAGCATCAGCTCGGGCATCAGCACCAGCAAGAGCATCGATCAGGTGCTGTCCGACCGCCATGCCAGGGTGCGGGTGATCAAGGTGAACGAGCACGGCGATCTGATTTAG
- the LOC6502206 gene encoding uncharacterized protein LOC6502206 codes for MSVLAYPRTNDEEIFRQCTKDCGVVTATDDFQYFALRCVVCSEKFRYFDSFIGHMQTVHLGDHPDSDANAPPFRLGEPVSLSSHDRGSNGDLANFHEIEDLTDADTALLEPQMVIKQELQDLPCSDDDMAEDYDDDDDDRLPGSEANEEDDGDEETILPESSVPVVSAKPKTRMKVTKRRQRLDLKNEPLLDVKNEPLLVEGESSLDDYDSQMMDDNSGEYMDYSGVEETSHGAEGDFLNYDEMVEESLLGRERGVTMHIKDRKMIKFLIQSYKRNPFLWDHGNPQFRDRVKRARFLDWIVLEFKSRFNIALAKDAITRKWDNLRTVYKRECNRMALEKTNVSTLWYFRELLFLNDVYSYTDKMAKTVVKETNYRRRFSAIWSDTSTSRLLTMVKRYQCFYNRFDPDYRSKERRGEGLHQMAVELQELIDVSTIQISKRISQLRFDYSKQKMERLNCERQGRPFTSKYIYYDQMHFMDEDIPPFKCQHCPEIVQTLRELDLHLLNHQPSLGGGYYCHICAIQFASSEEFDSHKQLHLGVGSDVRFNCELCTASFREKANYDEHLRRHNEELFLPSLALNHSIIEGGGDDEPESTKLTPAGTGRRGRPSGSASKSAMEVSDDQDAVGGDGGKPYGCEVCRRSFATPGHLNAHRIVHQDERERCYKCDYPQCNKSFVARNSLFEHLKQHYSNEEFKCDICGKTFKSTKNLQNHKQIHDKVKRYVCQICGSAFAQAAGLYLHKRRHNRPNGVVGAVGRSGRTTL; via the exons ATGAGCGTGCTGGCGTATCCACGTACAAACGACGAGGAGATTTTCCGTCAATGCACCAAGGACTGTGGCGTGGTGACGGCCACAGATGACTTCCAGTACTTCGCCCTGCGATGCGTGGTCTGCAGCGAGAAGTTCCGCTACTTCGACTCCTTCATCGGGCACATGCAAACGGTGCATCTGGGCGACCATCCCGACTCGGATGCAAACGCTCCCCCATTCAGACTGGGTGAGCCCGTATCACTGTCCTCCCACGACCGGGGCAGCAACGGGGATCTGGCAAACTTCCATGAGATCGAAGACTTGACGGACGCCGATACGGCACTGCTGGAGCCGCAAATGGTTATCAAACAGGAGCTGCAGGATTTGCCCTGCAGTGATGATGACATGGCCGAGGACTacgacgacgatgacgacgaCAGGCTGCCAGGATCCGAGGCGAACGAGGAGGACGACGGAGATGAGGAGACCATTCTGCCGGAGAGCTCTGTTCCGGTGGTGAGCGCAAAACCGAAAACCAGGATGAAGGTCACCAAGCGACGCCAGCGACTGGATTTGAAGAATGAGCCGCTACTGGACGTGAAAAACGAACCGCTACTGGTTGAGGGGGAGTCCTCCCTTGACGACTACGACTCTCAAATGATGGACGATAACTCGGGCGAGTACATGGACTACAGTGGGGTGGAGGAGACGAGCCATGGAGCCGAAGGCGACTTCCTCAACTACGACGAAATGGTCGAGGAGTCTCTGCTGGGG CGGGAGAGAGGAGTAACGATGCACATCAAAGACCGGAAGATGATCAAGTTCCTGATCCAGTCGTACAAGCGTAATCCCTTCCTCTGGGATCACGGCAATCCGCAGTTCCGGGATAGGGTGAAACGCGCTCGCTTCCTCGACTGGATCGTGCTGGAGTTCAAGAGCCGCTTCAACATCGCCCTGGCCAAGGACGCCATCACCCGAAAGTGGGACAACCTGAGAACGGTGTACAAGCGCGAGTGCAATCGCATGGCCCTGGAGAAGACGAACGTCAGTACGCTGTGGTACTTTAGGGAGCTGCTCTTCCTCAACGACGTCTACAGCTACACCGATAAGATGGCCAAGACGGTGGTGAAG GAGACGAACTATCGCCGCCGGTTCTCGGCCATTTGGAGCGACACCTCAACGTCCAGACTACTCACCATGGTGAAGCGGTATCAGTGCTTCTACAATCGCTTCGATCCCGACTATCGCAGCAAGGAGCGGCGCGGCGAAGGCCTCCACCAGATGGCCGTGGAGCTGCAGGAGCTGATCGACGTGTCCACCATCCAGATCTCGAAAAGAATTTCGCAGCTGCGCTTCGATTACTCCAAGCAGAAGATGGAGCGCCTCAATTGCGAGCGGCAGGGGCGTCCGTTCACTTCCAAGTACATCTACTACGACCAAATGCACTTCATGGACGAGGACATACCGCCGTTTAAGTGCCAGCACTGTCCGGAGATCGTCCAGACGCTGCGAGAGCTGGATCTGCATCTGCTGAACCACCAGCCAAGCCTGGGTGGCGGCTACTACTGCCACATCTGCGCCATCCAGTTCGCCAGCTCCGAGGAGTTCGACAGCCACAAGCAACTGCATCTGGGCGTGGGCTCGGACGTCCGATTCAACTGCGAACTGTGCACGGCCAGCTTCCGGGAGAAGGCCAACTACGACGAGCATCTGCGCCGGCACAACGAGGAGCTGTTCCTGCCCTCGCTGGCCCTCAATCACAGCATCATTGAAGGCGGCGGCGACGACGAGCCGGAGAGTACGAAGCTAACGCCGGCAGGCACTGGACGACGCGGTAGACCATCGGGATCGGCTTCGAAGTCTGCCATGGAGGTGTCCGACGATCAGGATGCGGTTGGCGGGGATGGAGGCAAGCCGTATGGTTGCGAGGTGTGCCGCCGAAGCTTCGCCACGCCCGGCCATCTGAACGCCCATCGGATCGTGCACCAGGACGAGCGCGAACGCTGCTACAAGTGCGACTATCCGCAGTGCAACAAATCCTTTGTGGCGCGCAACAGCCTCTTCGAGCACCTGAAACAGCACTACAGCAACGAGGAGTTCAAGTGCGACATCTGCGGCAAGACCTTCAAGTCCACGAAGAATCTGCAGAACCACAAGCAGATCCACGACAAGGTTAAGCGCTATGTCTGTCAGATCTGTGGCTCAGCGTTCGCCCAGGCAGCCGGCCTCTATCTTCACAAGCGGCGGCACAACCGTCCCAACGGTGTCGTGGGCGCTGTGGGCCGTTCAGGCCGGACCACCCTGTGA
- the LOC6502235 gene encoding T-complex protein 1 subunit zeta, giving the protein MASISLLNPKAEFARAAQALAINISAAKGLQDVMRTNLGPKGTVKMLVSGAGDIKITKDGNVLLHEMQIQHPTASMIARASTAQDDATGDGTTTTVMLIGELLKQADIYLSEGLHPRIMTEGFEKARDKALEVLDKVKVPVEINKKNLVEIANTSLKTKVHPALADLLTDVCVDAVLTIASDKTKPVDLHMVELMEMQHKTDTDTQLVRGLVMDHGARHPDMPKRLENAYILTANVSLEYEKAEVNSGFFYKTAEEREAFVRAEREFIDQRVKKVIELKRSVCDGTDKTFVLINQKGIDPISLDALAKEGILALRRAKRRNMERLALACGGTAMNSFDDLQEENLGYAGVVYEHVLGENKYTFVEDCKNPLSVTILIKGPNKHTITQIKDAIRDGLRAINNTIADKALVPGAGSFEVRAYNELVAFKDTIKGKSRLAVQAFADALLVIPKTLAVNSGYDAQDTIVKLTVEDRLNPDLVGLDLATGEPMKPVDLGVYDNYIVKKQILNSCSIIASNLLLVDEVMRAGMTSLKG; this is encoded by the exons ATGGCTTCAATTAGCTTGCTGAACCCCAAGGCCGAATTCGCCCGCGCCGCCCAGGCTCTGGCCATCAACATCAGTGCCGCCAAGGGTCTCCAGGATGTGATGCGCACCAATCTGGGTCCCAAGGGCACAGTGAAGAT GCTGGTCTCCGGCGCCGGCGACATCAAGATCACCAAGGACGGCAACGTTCTGCTGCACGAGATGCAGATCCAGCATCCCACTGCTTCCATGATCGCCCGGGCCAGTACCGCTCAGGATGACGCCACCGGCGatggcaccaccaccaccgtcATGCTGATCGGAGAGCTGCTGAAGCAGGCTGACATCTACCTGTCCGAGGGCCTGCATCCGCGCATCATGACCGAGGGCTTCGAGAAGGCCCGCGACAAGGCGCTGGAGGTCCTGGACAAGGTGAAGGTGCCGGTGGAGATCAACAAGAAGAACCTGGTGGAGATTGCCAACACCAGTCTGAAGACCAAGGTGCACCCGGCGCTGGCCGACCTCCTCACCGACGTCTGCGTGGACGCCGTGCTGACCATCGCCAGTGACAAGACCAAGCCCGTGGACCTGCACATGGTGGAGCTGATGGAGATGCAGCACAAGACCGACACCGACACACAGCTGGTGCGCGGTCTGGTCATGGATCACGGTGCTCGCCACCCCGACATGCCAAAGCGTCTGGAGAACGCCTACATCCTGACCGCCAACGTGTCGCTGGAGTACGAGAAGGCCGAGGTGAACTCTGGATTCTTCTACAAGACCGCCGAGGAGCGGGAGGCGTTTGTGCGCGCCGAGCGCGAATTCATCGACCAGCGCGTCAAGAAGGTCATCGAACTGAAGCGCTCCGTGTGCGACGGCACCGACAAGACCTTCGTCCTGATCAACCAGAAGGGCATTGATCCCATCTCCCTGGACGCCCTGGCCAAGGAGGGCATTCTGGCCCTGCGTCGTGCCAAGCGCCGCAACATGGAGCGCCTGGCTCTGGCCTGCGGCGGCACTGCCATGAACTCGTTCGACGACCTCCAGGAGGAGAACCTCGGCTATGCTGGCGTTGTCTACGAGCATGTGCTCGGCGAGAACAAGTACACCTTCGTGGAGGACTGCAAGAACCCGCTGTCCGTGACTATCCTGATCAAGGGCCCCAACAAGCACACCATCACCCAGATCAAGGACGCCATCCGCGATGGTCTGCGGGCCATCAACAACACCATTGCCGACAAGGCTCTGGTGCCCGGTGCCGGTTCCTTTGAGGTTCGTGCCTACAACGAGCTGGTTGCCTTCAAGGACACCATCAAGGGCAAGTCCCGACTGGCCGTGCAGGCCTTCGCCGACGCCCTGCTGGTCATTCCAAAGACGCTGGCCGTCAACAGCGGCTACGATGCCCAGGACACGATCGTCAAGCTAACGGTGGAGGATCGCTTGAATCCGGATCTGGTCGGCCTGGACCTGGCCACCGGGGAGCCGATGAAGCCAGTGGATCTCGGTGTCTATGACAACTACATTGTGAAGAAGCAGATCCTGAACTCGTGCTCCATCATTGCCAGCAACCTCCTGCTCGT